A section of the Prochlorococcus sp. MIT 1341 genome encodes:
- a CDS encoding thiazole synthase — protein sequence MNIQSSENDPLKIGNKLFKSRLLTGTGKYSDIKLMQQSLTSSNCEVVTVAVRRIKNLEKNHEGLLEAIDWSKLWMLPNTAGCRTANEAIRIARLGRELAKVAGQENNNFVKLEVIDDSKYLLPDPLGTLQAAEQLIKENFTVLPYINSDPILAKRLEELGCATVMPLGSPIGSGQGLKNAANIALIIENAKIPVIVDAGIGVPSEAAQALEMGADAVLVNSAIALAKKPVLMAKAMAAGVQAGREAFLSGRLPQKAQAIASSPTQGISLQSE from the coding sequence ATGAATATACAATCATCTGAAAATGATCCCCTTAAGATTGGAAATAAATTATTTAAAAGCAGACTTCTAACTGGAACAGGAAAATATTCAGATATAAAGCTCATGCAGCAATCTCTAACTAGCTCTAATTGCGAAGTAGTAACAGTCGCTGTTCGACGTATCAAGAACTTAGAAAAAAATCATGAAGGTTTACTTGAAGCAATAGATTGGTCAAAACTATGGATGCTTCCTAATACAGCTGGCTGTCGCACAGCCAATGAAGCAATCCGGATTGCAAGGCTTGGACGAGAACTTGCAAAAGTCGCTGGGCAAGAAAATAATAACTTTGTCAAGTTAGAGGTTATTGACGATTCCAAATACTTACTGCCTGACCCTCTGGGTACACTCCAAGCTGCGGAACAACTAATAAAAGAAAATTTTACGGTTTTACCATACATTAATTCTGATCCAATCCTTGCTAAACGATTAGAAGAATTAGGATGTGCGACAGTAATGCCATTAGGTTCACCGATTGGCTCTGGACAAGGCCTGAAAAACGCTGCCAACATTGCTTTAATTATTGAAAATGCAAAAATACCTGTAATTGTTGATGCCGGGATAGGGGTCCCAAGTGAAGCTGCTCAAGCACTAGAGATGGGTGCTGATGCTGTATTAGTCAATAGCGCCATTGCCCTAGCTAAAAAACCTGTTCTCATGGCTAAAGCAATGGCAGCAGGTGTCCAAGCAGGAAGAGAAGCTTTCCTCTCTGGAAGGTTGCCCCAAAAAGCTCAAGCAATCGCCTCCTCTCCCACACAGGGAATTTCTTTACAGAGTGAATAA
- a CDS encoding high light inducible protein — translation MTVIKEEGGRYNAFAKEPKIEVVNTSSSLGNGFRLIFVAGAALLIGLIAYTVRIS, via the coding sequence ATGACGGTTATCAAAGAAGAAGGTGGACGTTATAACGCCTTTGCAAAAGAACCAAAAATTGAAGTAGTAAATACAAGCTCTAGTCTAGGCAATGGGTTTAGGCTTATATTTGTAGCTGGCGCGGCTCTCCTAATAGGTTTAATCGCTTACACAGTTAGGATCAGCTGA